One region of Phragmites australis chromosome 18, lpPhrAust1.1, whole genome shotgun sequence genomic DNA includes:
- the LOC133899272 gene encoding probable BRI1 kinase inhibitor 1 yields MSRRLGRVGSDLSRSNHRTATNHGLHRQSTSDINVDSSNTGKAKQKLSLLFSSVASWTRSETHGDTGKPQTNGTGKRRGLDIGQVVRKYVSMVEQLFTSYSGGDRREKERRGLRRGPHSFTSGRGSTSSKRYKGRLSSAPASLRGSPANSGRLSVGESVKVSTLSEVSTMEELQSAIQAAIAHCKNSIAVDKQQGGAGDKQCKC; encoded by the coding sequence ATGTCTCGCCGCCTCGGCCGCGTCGGGAGCGACCTCAGCCGCAGCAACCACCGCACAGCAACAAACCATGGCCTACACCGCCAAAGCACGAGTGATATTAATGTCGATAGCAGCAACACCGGCAAGGCCAAGCAGAAGCTCTCGCTCCTCTTCTCCAGCGTCGCCTCCTGGACAAGAAGCGAGACCCACGGCGACACAGGTAAGCCGCAGACCAACGGAACAGGCAAGCGGCGAGGTCTTGACATAGGTCAGGTGGTGAGGAAGTACGTGTCAATGGTGGAGCAGCTTTTCACGTCTTACTCAGGTGGTGATCGTCGGGAGAAGGAGAGGCGAGGCCTGCGGCGTGGACCGCACTCGTTCACCTCCGGCCGCGGCAGCACGTCGTCCAAGCGGTACAAAGGGAGGCTGTCGTCGGCGCCCGCGTCGCTGAGAGGGTCGCCGGCGAACAGCGGGCGTCTCTCCGTGGGGGAGTCGGTGAAGGTGTCGACGTTGTCGGAGGTGAGCACGATGGAGGAGCTGCAGAGCGCCATCCAGGCCGCCATCGCGCACTGTAAGAACTCCATCGCCGTCGACAAGCAGcagggcggcgccggcgacaAGCAGTGTAAATGTTGA